The following are encoded in a window of Microcaecilia unicolor chromosome 14, aMicUni1.1, whole genome shotgun sequence genomic DNA:
- the LOC115457588 gene encoding protein RRNAD1-like, with product MTNFSSQPFSLQQQKQLALNITRVLSIYGYITDSYIIEFFTDGLWDTLPQSWQTVLADLPSAQLADLLLETGNTKEICYRSVWPLSLLAFKVTAHTLAFPRVAREAGNGMLEEFRHNHCQSSMLEPLLRRHVKPKKQHEIRRLGELVKKLSNVTGCDCIVDVGSGQGHLSRFLSFGLGLSVTAMEADEHLVTMATKFDQQLGFALQKERKKAMECLGGDGSHSLTLQMPRHVWGWVDPKASWEHFIIQLCKDQSLETNTYSTAITSPSQVAGLGSITPGQQRLACQGRTCTTDVEKDLPAVASETSVSKSHSKTTAELEVNGNRPASSLNQDGHRSWNGHSCPDTSRNSDIRRTSMLSNCYRSTGCYHIKQPCWPGPYFSPESRFVLTGLHACGDLSVAMLRHFARCPNIVGITSVACCYMKISTAETPVPPGVPRPRRFPEPAQSSEPGYPMSTWLAQLPGHQLSYKSREVACHAIEEYAERLRGKSTGLRSHCFRAVLETVIRGLDPSKKRLGVQTIKKAHELSFEEYARQGLARVGLDPNVPLDKASVEAMLSQEQNVVAFFSLALLLAPLVETILLLDRMIFLQESGFHCELLPLFDPKLSPRNLVLVAAKPTSSTTALTTDDLGTLRSTDNCRR from the exons ATGACCAACTTCTCTTCTCAGCCTTTCTCCCTACAGCAGCAGAAgcagctggcactgaatatcacacGTGTCCTTTCGATCTACGGCTACATTACGGACTCCTACATCATC GAGTTTTTTACAGACGGTCTTTGGGATACTCTGCCTCAGTCTTGGCAGACAGTGCTGGCTGACCTCCCTTCTGCCCAATTAGCTGATTTGTTGCTGGAGACCGGGAACACAAAGGAAATCTG CTACAGGTCAGTGTGGCCCCTCTCCCTGCTGGCGTTTAAAGTCACAGCACACACGTTAGCTTTCCCCCGAGTAGCCAGAGAGGCGGGGAATGGTATGCTGGAAGAGTTCCGCCACAATCACTGCCAGAGCTCCATGCTTGAACCCCTCCTCCGGAGGCACGTGAAGCCCAAGAAACAACATGAGattcggcggctgggggag CTAGTAAAGAAGCTGAGCAACGTCACAGGATGTGACTGCATTGTGGATGTTGGATCTGGCCAG GGCCATCTCTCCCGGTTCCTGTCCTTCGGCCTCGGTTTGTCCGTCACAGCTATGGAGGCAGATGAGCATCTGGTCACCATGGCCACCAAGTTCGACCAGCAGCTGGGGTTCGCCttacagaaagagagaaagaaggcaaTGGAG tgCCTCGGTGGAGATGGCAGCCACAGCCTTACCCTCCAGATGCCAAGACATGTATGGGGGTGGGTGGACCCCAAAGCATCCTGGGAACACTTTATTATCCAGTTATGCAAGGACCAGTCTTTAGAAACCAATACCTATTCAACAGCAATAACTAGCCCATCCCAGGTAGCCGGATTGGGCTCTATAACTCCAGGACAGCAGCGTCTTGCTTGTCAAGGTAGGACCTGTActacagatgtagagaaggaccTGCCAGCAGTGGCCAGTGAAACATCAGTAAGTAAAAGTCACAGTAAAACAACAGCGGAGCTTGAAGTAAATGGAAACAGACCAGCAAGTTCTTTAAACCAGGATGGACACAGGTCTTGGAATGGTCACAGCTGTCCAGACACTTCCAGGAATTCAGACATTAGAAGAACTTCTATGTTATCAAACTGTTATCGGTCTACTGGCTGTTACCATATAAAGCAGCCATGTTGGCCGGGACCTTATTTCTCCCCCGAGAGCAGGTTTGTGCTAACAGGACTACATGCTTGTGGTGACCTCAGTGTCGCCATGCTCCGCCATTTTGCAAGGTGTCCCAACATCGTGGGCATCACTTCGGTGGCCTGCTGCTACATGAAGATCAGCACCGCTGAGACGCCTGTTCCACCGGGTGTCCCGAGGCCCCGTCGCTTTCCTGAGCCTGCTCAATCCTCAGAGCCTGGCTACCCTATGAGCACCTGGCTGGCGCAGCTCCCCGGCCACCAGCTCTCTTACAAATCACGTGAAGTGGCCTGCCATGCCATCGAGGAGTACGCCGAACGCCTTCGGGGCAAGAGTACAGGCCTTCGGTCACACTGCTTTCGAGCTGTGTTGGAGACAGTGATTAGGGGGTTAGACCCATCCAAGAAGCGACTGGGTGTCCAGACGATAAAAAAGGCACATGAGCTTTCCTTTGAAGA GTACGCCCGTCAGGGGCTAGCCCGAGTGGGATTGGACCCCAACGTCCCTCTGGACAAGGCCTCGGTGGAGGCAATGCTTTCTCAGGAACAGAATGTGGTGGCATTTTTCAGTTTGGCTCTGCTGCTGGCTCCTTTAGTGGAAACAATCCTTCTGTTGGACAGAATGATATTTCTGCAGGAGAGCG GTTTTCATTGTGAGCTGCTTCCCCTCTTTGATCCCAAGCTCTCCCCCAGGAATCTGGTACTGGTAGCTGCCAAACCCACCTCCTCCACCACCGCCCTTACTACAGATGATCTTGGCACGCTAAG GTCAACAGATAATTGTCGGAGATGA
- the LOC115457591 gene encoding probable 39S ribosomal protein L24, mitochondrial, translating to MRLTMLLAMTAKPKLPPDYRYGMNRPWTTAAKKRNPPGIKRRKVFVEPLSEDDWKVFRGDTVEILIGKDKGKQGKIVQIIEARNWVVLGGLNTHYRYIGKVGDYRGTYIASEAPLLLNQISLVDPADRKPTEVEWRYTEEGEKVRVSTRTGRIIPKPLFQRVDGIIPEQWKDGPKDTSVDDTIEKTYKPSLKTFEEEIMEKMGIVETRRPKKSFWY from the exons ATGCGTCTTACCATGCTTCTTGCCATGACAGCTAAGCCCAAGCTGCCTCCTGATTATCGTTATGGCATGAACCGGCCCTGGACCACGGCAGCTAAGAAGAGAAATCCACCTGGGATTAAACGCAGAAAAGTGTTTGTGGAGCCCCTAAGCGAGGATGACTGGAAGGTGTTTCGTGGCGATACA GtagaaatcctgattgggaaagACAAGGGAAAGCAAGGGAAGATTGTCCAGATTATCGAAGCCCGCAACTGGGTCGTTCTGGGAGGCTTAAATACG CACTACCGTTACATCGGTAAAGTAGGGGACTATCGAGGGACGTACATTGCCAGCGAGGCTCCACTGCTTCTAAACCAGATTTCACTGGTTGACCCTGCAGACAG GAAGCCCACAGAGGTGGAATGGCGCTACACAGAGGAGGGTGAGAAGGTCAGGGTATCGACACGGACTGGCAGGATAATCCCTAAACCCTTGTTCCAGAGAGTGGATGGCATCATCCCCGAGCAGTGGAAAG ATGGACCAAAAGACACATCGGTGGATGACACCATAGAGAAGACCTACAAGCCATCCTTGAAAACCTTTGAAGAGGAAATTATGGAGAAGATGGGAATAGTGGAAACCCGCAGACCCAAGAAGTCATTTTGGTACTGA